One region of Haloprofundus salilacus genomic DNA includes:
- a CDS encoding DUF7544 domain-containing protein, with translation MPWYAIDAIDDAIDSSRRFLFPFSLGRWLRLAVIVFFLGALSTGGSPPNLGGFSNVGDAPTQPGPTPAPQPTPDVDPGTLTEIALLFGGLVAVLVLLSLLFGLVGDVMRFVFLDALRTGDVRIRSPFRRRLGKGLRLFGFKLILNLLVGIPIFVGVALFVLAFAAPGLLSGFGIDPGIFAGLGGAGLLAVFALAALLGIVVGLLVGLTDTFVTAVMLVDDVGVVEGWRRFWPTLRDEWKQYLVYLVMRAILGIGVGIVTSIVVAIPALVIGAVTVIVLIAIASAFGATLSVVTAVLGALTVLVALVAFLFVALPVGIVVQTYFRMYELMVLGRSNEAFALVPLPDDGDGDHDGNDGDENRGYGPDGDDGGAGGAGDASGSSSDRTGDGRLGSDRNDDRSADEPPSRESTTDDTAPSDGDDADDDAERRDDRDSGFSFGGDVR, from the coding sequence GTGCCCTGGTACGCAATCGACGCAATCGACGACGCGATAGATTCGAGTCGTCGGTTTCTGTTCCCGTTCAGCCTCGGTCGGTGGCTCCGACTCGCAGTGATCGTCTTCTTCCTCGGCGCGCTGAGCACCGGCGGTAGTCCGCCGAACCTCGGCGGGTTCAGCAACGTCGGCGACGCGCCGACGCAACCGGGGCCGACGCCGGCGCCGCAGCCGACGCCGGACGTAGACCCCGGCACGCTCACCGAAATCGCCCTCCTCTTCGGTGGTCTCGTCGCGGTTCTCGTCCTCCTGAGTCTCCTGTTCGGACTCGTCGGCGACGTGATGCGCTTCGTCTTCCTCGACGCCCTCCGCACCGGAGACGTGCGCATCCGCAGTCCGTTCCGCCGTCGACTCGGCAAAGGCCTTCGACTGTTCGGTTTCAAGTTAATCCTCAACCTTCTCGTCGGTATCCCGATATTCGTCGGCGTCGCCCTCTTCGTGCTCGCGTTCGCCGCACCCGGACTCCTGTCCGGTTTCGGCATCGACCCCGGGATCTTCGCCGGACTCGGTGGCGCGGGCCTGCTGGCTGTGTTCGCCCTCGCCGCCCTCCTCGGCATCGTCGTCGGTCTGCTCGTCGGACTGACGGACACGTTCGTCACCGCGGTGATGCTCGTCGACGACGTCGGCGTCGTCGAGGGGTGGCGACGCTTCTGGCCGACGCTCCGCGACGAGTGGAAGCAGTACCTCGTCTACCTCGTCATGCGGGCCATCCTCGGCATCGGCGTCGGCATCGTCACCAGCATCGTCGTGGCGATCCCCGCACTCGTCATCGGCGCGGTAACCGTCATCGTCCTCATCGCCATCGCGAGTGCGTTCGGCGCGACGTTGTCGGTCGTGACCGCCGTGCTGGGTGCGCTGACGGTACTCGTCGCCCTGGTGGCGTTCCTCTTCGTCGCCCTCCCCGTCGGCATCGTGGTCCAGACGTACTTCCGAATGTACGAACTGATGGTGCTCGGGCGCTCGAACGAGGCGTTCGCGCTGGTGCCGCTTCCGGACGACGGCGACGGCGACCATGACGGAAACGACGGAGACGAGAACCGCGGGTACGGACCCGACGGCGACGACGGCGGCGCTGGCGGCGCTGGCGACGCTAGCGGATCTTCCAGCGACCGAACCGGCGACGGGAGACTCGGTAGCGACCGAAACGACGACCGGTCCGCCGACGAGCCGCCGTCGCGAGAATCGACGACCGACGACACGGCGCCCTCGGACGGTGACGACGCCGACGACGACGCCGAGCGGCGCGACGACCGCGATTCGGGTTTCTCGTTCGGCGGCGACGTCCGCTGA
- a CDS encoding M24 family metallopeptidase: MADRRRRLGEYLDETGLDAVWFARPNSFAWLTGGDNVVSATADLGVAAAGYVVAENGDAEDGEFRVVTDNIEAPRLADEELPEEFSVESGQWYESSLAELVAEHSPESAAADFDVPGFETVDASALRQPLSQGDIEAYRKLGRDTAAAVEQVCRQLEPEDTEHEAASALRVTLSARGINAPVVLVGGAERAQSYRHYTPKLEPLGDYALVSVTAERGGLHASMTRTVAFDPPEWLAERFQNAARVETTALAATRDVARDDGQASAVFEAIQNAYEHVDYPDEWRNHHQGGAAGYAGREWFGSPTADDLVRTPMAYAWNPTIQGAKSEDTVLVTEDGFEVLTRTGEWPTQEVDAIDSDATVERHDVLTL, from the coding sequence CTGGCCGACCGGCGGCGGCGACTCGGCGAGTATCTCGACGAGACCGGTCTCGACGCCGTCTGGTTCGCCCGCCCGAACTCCTTCGCGTGGCTCACCGGCGGCGACAACGTCGTCAGCGCGACGGCCGACCTCGGCGTCGCCGCCGCAGGTTACGTCGTTGCGGAGAACGGAGACGCCGAAGACGGCGAGTTCCGCGTCGTCACCGACAACATCGAAGCGCCGCGCCTCGCCGACGAGGAACTCCCTGAGGAGTTTTCGGTAGAGTCGGGGCAGTGGTACGAGTCGTCGCTCGCGGAACTGGTCGCCGAACACTCGCCCGAGAGCGCCGCGGCGGACTTCGACGTCCCGGGGTTCGAGACGGTCGACGCCTCGGCGCTCCGGCAACCGCTCTCGCAAGGCGACATCGAAGCCTACCGGAAACTCGGCCGCGACACCGCCGCGGCCGTCGAGCAGGTCTGTCGCCAACTGGAACCCGAGGACACCGAGCACGAGGCGGCGTCGGCGCTGCGCGTGACCCTCTCGGCTCGCGGCATCAACGCGCCCGTCGTGCTCGTCGGCGGGGCCGAGCGCGCGCAGTCGTACCGCCACTACACGCCGAAACTCGAACCGCTCGGCGACTACGCGCTCGTCTCCGTGACCGCCGAACGCGGCGGTCTCCACGCGAGCATGACCCGGACCGTCGCGTTCGACCCGCCGGAGTGGCTCGCAGAGCGATTCCAGAACGCGGCGCGGGTCGAAACGACGGCGCTGGCGGCGACGCGCGACGTGGCGCGTGACGACGGTCAGGCGTCGGCGGTGTTCGAGGCGATTCAGAACGCGTACGAGCACGTCGACTACCCCGACGAGTGGCGAAACCACCACCAGGGCGGCGCGGCCGGCTACGCCGGGCGCGAGTGGTTCGGGAGTCCGACGGCCGACGACCTCGTCCGGACGCCGATGGCGTACGCGTGGAACCCGACGATTCAGGGCGCCAAGAGCGAGGACACGGTGCTCGTCACCGAGGACGGCTTCGAGGTGCTGACCAGGACCGGCGAGTGGCCGACGCAGGAGGTCGACGCCATCGACTCCGACGCCACTGTCGAGCGCCACGACGTACTGACGCTGTAG
- a CDS encoding COX15/CtaA family protein: protein MLRTRTRPDWFSFRRFAAFTTASTGLLMMLGIYTAATGSGLACSAQWPLCDNGLLPQTVPSFIEWFHRLVAMVVGFQILGTAAWAWKRGSNRSVKLSMTLALAVLPLQVSIGAVTVTLSGLVPNGYSVPTQAAHFVVALIIFGSLTYGTLRAYEGRFRRSALERVNLALPAALILVAFAALTSRVWDVVPYGPTAQPVFIGASLAVVAALLAALLWLSRASAAQVAVARLRPLVLSALGLVVVSALLGRDLVAYTALVRDLNALLLGLALVSIAAATLLARRAETAGTPPTHGVSGD from the coding sequence ATGCTGAGAACACGCACCCGCCCGGACTGGTTCTCGTTCCGGCGCTTCGCGGCGTTCACCACCGCGTCGACGGGACTACTCATGATGTTGGGCATCTACACCGCCGCGACCGGCTCAGGACTCGCCTGTTCCGCGCAGTGGCCGCTCTGCGACAACGGCCTGCTACCCCAGACCGTTCCGAGCTTCATCGAGTGGTTCCACCGCCTCGTCGCGATGGTCGTCGGCTTCCAGATTCTCGGGACGGCCGCGTGGGCCTGGAAGCGCGGGAGCAACCGCAGCGTCAAGCTGTCGATGACGCTCGCGCTCGCCGTGTTGCCGCTGCAGGTGAGCATCGGCGCGGTGACGGTGACGCTGTCCGGACTCGTTCCGAACGGCTACTCGGTGCCGACGCAGGCCGCCCACTTCGTCGTCGCGCTGATCATCTTCGGCTCGCTGACGTACGGCACGCTGCGCGCCTACGAGGGCCGCTTCCGTCGCTCGGCACTCGAACGCGTGAACCTCGCGCTTCCGGCGGCGCTGATACTCGTCGCGTTCGCGGCGCTGACGAGTCGCGTCTGGGACGTCGTTCCGTACGGACCGACGGCGCAACCGGTGTTCATCGGCGCGTCGCTGGCGGTCGTCGCGGCGCTGCTGGCGGCGCTGCTGTGGCTCTCGCGGGCGTCGGCCGCGCAGGTGGCGGTGGCGCGACTCCGCCCGCTAGTTCTCTCCGCGCTCGGCCTCGTCGTCGTCTCCGCGCTCCTCGGTCGTGACCTCGTCGCGTACACGGCGCTCGTTCGCGACCTCAACGCGTTGCTGCTTGGTCTCGCACTCGTCAGCATCGCCGCGGCGACGTTGCTCGCTCGGCGGGCGGAGACGGCCGGAACGCCGCCGACGCACGGCGTCAGCGGCGACTAA
- a CDS encoding basic amino acid ABC transporter substrate-binding protein, translating into MKSNGQSGVSRRTYLKFVGASSVAGITATAGCTVDSGGDGGGGGDGGSGNDTGTDGGNGNGDGGNMEIVPGTAPGFPPFEFKNESGELVGFDIDLLSAVVEETDYTLAAWEEFEFDSLIPALQNDRIDVIAAAMTITEDRQETIAFSDPYYNADQAILVSGDGDFSPQSLDDLSGQTVGAQEGTTGAGVVEDELVADGDIQQSNFRTYGNYVLAVQDLENGNVDALVIDQPVAQTFADQRNVEIAFVYETGERYGFGLRQNDDDVVSALNEGLQAVRDSGRYEEIRNEWFGGSGEEASGNESSGNESGNSSNSSAVGE; encoded by the coding sequence ATGAAGTCGAACGGTCAGTCTGGCGTCAGTCGTCGGACGTACCTGAAGTTTGTCGGGGCGAGCAGCGTCGCGGGAATCACCGCAACCGCCGGATGCACCGTCGATAGCGGCGGCGACGGCGGTGGCGGCGGAGACGGCGGATCCGGCAACGACACCGGAACCGACGGCGGCAACGGCAACGGCGACGGCGGAAACATGGAGATCGTCCCCGGAACCGCGCCGGGATTCCCGCCGTTCGAGTTCAAAAACGAGTCGGGCGAACTGGTCGGCTTCGACATCGACCTGCTGTCGGCGGTCGTCGAAGAGACCGACTACACGCTCGCCGCCTGGGAGGAGTTCGAGTTCGACTCGCTCATCCCAGCGCTGCAGAACGACCGCATCGACGTCATCGCCGCCGCGATGACCATCACCGAGGACCGTCAGGAGACGATCGCGTTCTCGGACCCCTACTACAACGCCGACCAGGCGATTCTGGTCAGCGGCGACGGCGACTTCAGTCCGCAGTCGCTCGACGACCTCTCCGGGCAGACCGTCGGTGCTCAGGAGGGGACAACCGGCGCGGGCGTCGTCGAAGACGAACTCGTCGCCGACGGCGACATCCAGCAGTCGAACTTCCGCACGTACGGCAACTACGTGCTGGCGGTGCAGGACCTCGAAAACGGCAACGTCGACGCGCTTGTCATCGACCAGCCCGTCGCGCAGACGTTCGCCGACCAGCGCAACGTCGAAATCGCGTTCGTCTACGAGACGGGCGAGCGCTACGGCTTCGGTCTCCGACAGAACGACGACGACGTCGTCTCCGCGCTCAACGAGGGCCTGCAGGCGGTCCGCGACAGCGGCCGATACGAGGAGATTCGCAACGAGTGGTTCGGCGGCTCCGGCGAGGAAGCGTCGGGCAACGAGTCCTCGGGTAACGAGTCCGGGAACAGCTCGAACTCGTCCGCCGTCGGGGAGTAA
- a CDS encoding amino acid ABC transporter permease, giving the protein MDPTVVAQATGDWAFVIDNAPYLLVGAVLTVTLTVVSMLLGFLVGFPAGIVEVYGGRVSRFVVEVVGIVLRGTPIVVILIFMYFVFSTPSLTLGLFDVTVTLSDAFIAGALGLGLRSAAYQSQIFRGAIQSVDEGQLEAARSVGMSKLEAIRYVVVPQALRRSVPGFQNEVTIVLKDTSVVFAIGLAELLTRSYDLFVRQTTAVLEVVLFVSAIYFVLTFVTNRGLDLVGSYYEIPGGEQA; this is encoded by the coding sequence ATGGACCCGACGGTCGTCGCACAGGCCACGGGCGACTGGGCGTTCGTCATCGACAACGCCCCGTATCTCCTCGTCGGTGCAGTGCTGACAGTGACACTCACCGTCGTCAGCATGCTTCTCGGCTTTCTCGTCGGGTTCCCGGCGGGTATCGTGGAGGTGTACGGCGGCCGGGTGAGTCGGTTCGTCGTCGAAGTCGTCGGCATCGTGCTTCGAGGGACACCCATCGTCGTCATCCTCATCTTCATGTACTTCGTCTTCTCGACACCGAGTCTCACGCTCGGACTGTTCGACGTGACCGTGACGCTCTCGGACGCGTTCATCGCGGGCGCGTTGGGTCTCGGTCTGCGGAGTGCGGCGTACCAGTCGCAGATCTTCCGCGGCGCGATTCAGAGCGTCGACGAGGGACAGTTGGAGGCGGCGCGCTCGGTTGGGATGAGCAAGCTCGAGGCCATCCGCTACGTCGTCGTCCCGCAGGCGCTCCGACGGTCGGTTCCGGGCTTCCAGAACGAGGTGACTATCGTCCTCAAAGACACCAGCGTCGTCTTCGCCATCGGTCTCGCCGAACTGCTGACGCGAAGCTACGACCTGTTCGTCCGGCAGACGACGGCCGTGCTGGAAGTCGTGCTGTTCGTCAGCGCAATCTACTTCGTGCTGACGTTCGTCACGAACCGGGGACTGGATCTCGTCGGGTCGTACTACGAGATACCAGGCGGTGAGCAGGCGTGA
- a CDS encoding amino acid ABC transporter ATP-binding protein — protein sequence MSDSDTTHLLEVDRVSQSYGTEKVLRDISFEMDRGDVTVLVGPSGSGKSTMLRCVNRLTEVDSGDIYLDGERVTGPDADVNELRKQVGMVFQDFNLFAHLTARQNVTLGPRRVLGLSKEEARKRADEHLEMVGLAPQTDSYPGELSGGQKQRVGIARALAMEPKLMLFDEPTSALDPELIGEVLEVMHDLAERGMTMLVVTHEMSFARSVASEMLFLDGGRIVERGPPEQLFDRPEQDRTASFLRRITEMHS from the coding sequence ATGAGCGATAGCGATACTACACATCTACTGGAGGTGGACCGCGTCTCCCAGAGCTACGGGACCGAGAAAGTACTCCGCGACATCAGTTTCGAGATGGACCGGGGCGACGTGACGGTGCTCGTCGGCCCGAGCGGGTCGGGGAAGTCGACGATGCTCCGGTGCGTCAACCGACTCACCGAAGTCGACAGCGGCGACATCTACCTTGACGGCGAGCGGGTGACCGGTCCGGACGCGGACGTCAACGAACTCCGCAAGCAGGTCGGGATGGTGTTTCAGGACTTCAACCTCTTTGCGCACCTCACGGCGAGACAAAACGTCACGCTCGGCCCGCGCCGCGTCCTCGGCCTCAGCAAGGAGGAGGCACGAAAGCGCGCTGACGAACACCTGGAGATGGTCGGACTCGCGCCGCAGACGGATTCGTATCCCGGCGAGCTCTCCGGCGGTCAGAAGCAGCGCGTCGGCATCGCCCGCGCGCTCGCGATGGAGCCGAAACTGATGCTGTTCGACGAGCCGACGAGCGCGCTCGACCCCGAACTCATTGGGGAGGTGCTGGAGGTGATGCACGACCTCGCCGAGCGCGGCATGACGATGCTCGTCGTCACCCACGAGATGAGCTTCGCGCGCTCTGTCGCCTCCGAGATGCTGTTTCTCGACGGCGGTCGCATCGTCGAACGCGGCCCGCCCGAACAGCTGTTCGACCGCCCCGAACAGGATCGCACGGCGTCGTTCCTGCGGCGCATCACCGAGATGCACTCATGA
- a CDS encoding amino acid ABC transporter permease, whose product MSEPVVDATRESEGEPRLSTGAVGRALLVAAGVVFWGWLLLRWANDWLGGLLVPVGQPFVAPATIESLGAGVPGLAGAFDALAFAVEYLPILSEGVWLTLVLTVVGIFFGFFIAVPLSVARVYGNLTKYVSLVYTELLRGTPLLAQLFVLYYGLNFSGLVPGFLDGVFANNAAWAALVGFILNSAAYQAEYIRSALQSVDTGQLTAGRAIGLSKIQAIRYVVLPQGLRFAIPGWTNELIYLIKYSSLAAFITVPELFKRANDIASSNFRYTAMFTITALLYLALVITASRLMNYVEDRTSIPGLGTGSKR is encoded by the coding sequence ATGAGCGAACCAGTCGTCGACGCCACCCGGGAGAGCGAAGGCGAACCGCGCCTCTCGACCGGCGCGGTCGGGCGGGCGCTACTCGTCGCCGCCGGGGTGGTTTTCTGGGGCTGGCTCCTGCTTCGGTGGGCCAACGACTGGCTCGGCGGCCTGCTCGTGCCGGTCGGCCAGCCGTTCGTCGCGCCGGCGACGATCGAGTCGCTCGGAGCGGGGGTTCCGGGCCTCGCGGGGGCGTTCGACGCGCTCGCGTTCGCCGTCGAGTATCTGCCGATACTCTCAGAGGGGGTGTGGCTCACGCTCGTACTCACGGTCGTGGGCATCTTCTTCGGCTTCTTCATCGCCGTGCCGCTGAGCGTTGCCCGCGTCTACGGCAACCTCACGAAGTACGTCTCGCTCGTCTACACCGAACTCCTGCGCGGGACGCCACTTCTCGCGCAGTTGTTCGTGCTCTACTACGGGCTGAACTTCTCGGGGCTCGTCCCCGGTTTCCTCGACGGCGTGTTCGCCAACAACGCCGCGTGGGCGGCGCTCGTCGGCTTTATCCTCAACAGCGCCGCCTACCAGGCGGAGTACATCCGCTCGGCGCTGCAGAGCGTCGACACCGGACAGCTCACGGCGGGGCGCGCCATCGGTCTCTCGAAAATACAGGCGATCCGCTACGTCGTGCTCCCGCAGGGGCTCCGATTCGCCATCCCCGGGTGGACGAACGAGCTCATCTACCTCATCAAGTACTCCTCGCTGGCGGCGTTCATCACCGTCCCCGAGCTGTTCAAGCGCGCCAACGACATCGCCTCCTCGAACTTCCGCTACACGGCGATGTTCACCATCACCGCGCTGCTCTACCTCGCGCTCGTCATCACGGCGTCTCGGCTGATGAACTACGTCGAGGACCGGACGTCAATTCCGGGATTAGGAACCGGAAGCAAGCGGTAG
- a CDS encoding zinc-dependent alcohol dehydrogenase family protein, giving the protein MRAAVLREYGEPLVVEEVDAPDPNPHGVVVDVEACGICRSDWHAWQGHGEWADDQVPEGQILGHEPAGRVVAVGERVDHLREGDRIAVPFNLGDGTCPYCRNGHGNVCEDGLSLGFQAEAPGAFAEQVHVPYADYNAMPLPDGVAARDVAALGCRFMTAFHGLTHRANLRTGDWVAVHGCGGVGLSAVQVANAVGARVVAVDIDARKLDLAREVGADATVDASELDSRGVTSAIRAETDGGAHVSVDALGLEETCRNSVFSLRKRGTHVQLGLTTEKERGEVSLPTDRMTMQEISFLGSRGMPPTRYEELLGLLATGDVDPGALVSREVSLNEVPERLAAMTNYETEGIEVVMEF; this is encoded by the coding sequence ATGCGTGCCGCAGTCTTACGCGAGTACGGTGAACCGCTCGTCGTTGAAGAGGTAGACGCTCCCGACCCGAACCCGCACGGCGTCGTCGTCGACGTCGAGGCCTGCGGCATCTGCCGGAGCGACTGGCACGCGTGGCAGGGCCACGGCGAGTGGGCCGACGACCAAGTACCCGAAGGCCAGATTCTCGGCCACGAACCCGCGGGCCGCGTCGTCGCCGTCGGCGAGCGCGTCGACCACCTCCGCGAGGGCGACCGAATCGCCGTCCCGTTCAACCTCGGCGACGGCACCTGTCCGTACTGCCGGAACGGCCACGGGAACGTCTGCGAGGACGGGCTCTCGCTCGGCTTTCAGGCCGAGGCCCCCGGCGCGTTCGCCGAGCAGGTCCACGTCCCCTATGCCGACTACAACGCGATGCCGCTGCCAGACGGCGTCGCCGCTCGCGACGTGGCAGCCCTCGGCTGTCGGTTCATGACCGCCTTCCACGGACTCACGCACCGCGCCAACCTCCGAACGGGCGACTGGGTGGCGGTCCACGGCTGCGGTGGCGTCGGTCTCTCGGCGGTTCAAGTGGCGAACGCCGTCGGTGCGCGTGTGGTCGCCGTCGACATCGACGCCCGAAAGTTGGACCTCGCACGCGAGGTGGGCGCGGACGCCACCGTCGACGCGAGCGAACTCGACAGTCGCGGCGTGACGAGCGCGATTCGCGCCGAGACCGACGGTGGCGCGCACGTCTCCGTCGACGCGCTCGGCCTCGAAGAGACGTGCCGGAACTCGGTATTTTCGCTGCGCAAGCGTGGCACGCACGTCCAACTCGGGTTGACGACGGAGAAGGAGCGCGGCGAGGTGTCGCTGCCCACGGACAGAATGACGATGCAGGAGATCTCCTTCCTCGGCTCCCGCGGCATGCCGCCGACGCGCTACGAGGAACTGTTGGGTCTGTTGGCGACGGGCGACGTGGACCCCGGCGCGCTCGTGAGTCGCGAAGTGTCGCTCAACGAGGTGCCGGAGCGACTGGCGGCGATGACGAACTACGAGACGGAGGGTATCGAAGTCGTGATGGAGTTCTGA
- a CDS encoding M14 family zinc carboxypeptidase, giving the protein MKRRQFLTSTGLAAAAATLPGVTGATRAKQRDDGYVPDPSAYLTNEQLADELAQLEADSDLIDLRQIGKSAGCSDPLWEVQLGDGDTNVHLITQIHGDEPAGTEAILVVLRQLTTNTDRFADVLDNMSLTIVPRVNPDGAMYARDYDGDGNSERITRRQNTQSWDDDDSRYEPYYHNAENPPEGYDMNRDFNIRTDFDAPEDAEADWWTEIEEEEDGEGEPQWQLDMPYRDNTLKASGLRLTPEVRAVTESFLEADPDYAITHHHQGIPRDPEQRGKEPSVMSVMAAFGPSYLKRAPFYDPKEDQPVADVVNPFIDRETSQRSLRLNTLVADRLAEEGPWDVFDTVTRYGYTTLWGSYLDAMCPQTDAAGMLYEVSGQSDEVGSRAYGLKVEVSRAGFVESFEAMADDPTLDEVNENAYFQIPLAGDEIEDAYPPGTSPDAARAARRTAAKTR; this is encoded by the coding sequence ATGAAACGAAGACAGTTCCTCACATCGACCGGACTCGCCGCGGCGGCCGCGACGCTGCCCGGCGTCACAGGCGCCACCCGAGCAAAGCAGCGCGACGACGGCTACGTCCCCGACCCCAGCGCGTATCTCACTAACGAACAACTTGCCGACGAACTGGCGCAGCTCGAAGCGGACAGCGACCTCATCGACCTCCGCCAGATCGGCAAGTCGGCGGGCTGCAGCGACCCGCTCTGGGAGGTGCAACTCGGCGACGGCGACACGAACGTCCACCTCATCACCCAGATTCACGGCGACGAACCCGCCGGAACCGAGGCGATACTCGTCGTCCTCAGGCAGTTGACCACGAACACCGACCGATTCGCGGACGTGCTCGACAACATGTCGCTGACCATCGTGCCGCGGGTCAACCCCGACGGCGCGATGTACGCGCGCGACTACGACGGCGACGGTAATTCCGAGCGCATCACCCGCCGACAGAACACGCAGTCGTGGGACGACGACGACTCCCGCTACGAGCCGTACTACCACAACGCCGAGAACCCGCCGGAGGGGTACGACATGAACCGCGACTTCAACATCCGGACCGACTTCGACGCCCCGGAGGACGCGGAGGCCGACTGGTGGACGGAGATCGAAGAAGAAGAAGACGGTGAAGGAGAGCCCCAGTGGCAACTCGACATGCCGTATCGAGACAACACGCTGAAAGCCAGCGGTCTCAGGCTCACGCCGGAGGTTCGAGCGGTCACCGAGTCGTTCCTCGAGGCGGATCCAGACTACGCCATCACGCACCACCACCAGGGGATTCCGCGCGACCCTGAACAGAGGGGCAAGGAGCCGTCGGTGATGAGCGTCATGGCCGCGTTCGGCCCGTCGTACCTGAAGCGCGCGCCGTTCTACGACCCGAAGGAGGACCAGCCGGTCGCCGACGTCGTCAACCCCTTCATCGACCGCGAGACGAGCCAGCGGTCGCTCAGGCTGAACACGCTCGTGGCCGACCGCCTCGCCGAGGAGGGGCCGTGGGACGTCTTCGACACCGTTACACGGTACGGCTACACGACGCTGTGGGGGTCGTACCTCGACGCGATGTGTCCGCAGACCGACGCCGCCGGAATGCTTTACGAGGTATCGGGGCAGTCCGACGAAGTCGGTTCGCGCGCGTACGGGCTGAAAGTTGAGGTGTCGAGAGCGGGGTTCGTCGAGTCGTTCGAGGCGATGGCCGACGATCCGACGCTGGACGAGGTGAACGAGAACGCCTACTTCCAGATTCCGCTGGCAGGCGACGAAATCGAGGACGCGTACCCGCCCGGAACGTCCCCCGACGCCGCGCGAGCGGCACGCCGAACGGCGGCGAAGACTCGCTAG
- a CDS encoding M14 family zinc carboxypeptidase: MRRRQYLAAVGATVASATSAANSVVGATCVETRQTTNNRASLTNDRLAAELRSLDKRSSLVALRRIGRSAGRDDPLWELRIGEGGTNVHIVTQLHGDEPAGTEAVLAVVRELVDDPEANAGILDGLTLTIVPRANPDGAMYARDDDGDGDSERLTRRENVQPWRQRDSRHEPDYHTGDRAPGYDLNRDFDPTAGVTGAGRSSRNRASGGWTQYEEDGKRRWRHDRTYREYPSAGAVSASRRKSPPSSTPTDMRAPTWR, from the coding sequence ATGAGACGGCGACAGTACCTCGCGGCGGTCGGAGCAACCGTCGCTTCGGCGACGAGCGCCGCTAACTCGGTCGTCGGCGCGACGTGTGTTGAGACCAGACAGACAACCAACAACCGCGCGTCGCTCACCAACGACCGACTCGCGGCCGAACTGCGGTCGCTGGACAAGCGGTCGTCACTCGTCGCACTCCGGCGAATCGGTCGCTCCGCCGGTCGGGATGACCCGCTGTGGGAACTCAGAATCGGCGAGGGCGGGACGAACGTCCACATCGTGACGCAGTTACACGGCGACGAACCCGCCGGAACCGAGGCGGTACTGGCGGTCGTTCGCGAACTGGTCGACGACCCCGAAGCCAACGCCGGCATCCTCGACGGACTCACGCTCACCATCGTCCCCCGGGCGAACCCCGACGGCGCGATGTACGCGCGCGACGACGACGGCGACGGTGACTCCGAACGCCTGACCCGCCGCGAGAACGTCCAACCGTGGCGACAGCGCGACTCCCGACACGAACCCGACTACCACACCGGCGACCGGGCTCCCGGCTACGACCTGAACCGGGACTTCGACCCGACCGCCGGAGTCACCGGTGCGGGTCGTTCGTCTCGAAACCGTGCGTCCGGAGGGTGGACGCAGTACGAGGAGGACGGCAAGCGCCGGTGGCGACACGACCGGACGTACCGGGAGTACCCCTCCGCGGGTGCGGTCTCGGCCTCACGCCGGAAGTCGCCGCCGTCGTCGACTCCTACCGATATGCGCGCCCCGACGTGGCGATAA